The Punica granatum isolate Tunisia-2019 chromosome 4, ASM765513v2, whole genome shotgun sequence genome has a window encoding:
- the LOC116203302 gene encoding gibberellin 20 oxidase 1-B-like produces the protein MGSCISKCMPNKHSRLEDHHVYDDDLYGFVQDKLVISQAPPFKVPPTPLSNKISPSPLELSFSSKSASTIFTASKSSASSIPAQFLWPAEDTVRALDELDEPLIDLGGFFRGDHESTLRAAKAIREACLSHGFFQVVNHGIDWGLIQAAHDHIRSFFRSPIETKLRASQKRNGYGGYSSAHSERFSSRLPWKETLSFGYPANSPEETVEFFKSKLGMEFEQTGKVYKKYCEAMKDLALGIMELLAISLGVGRLHYKELFNDSRSIMRCNYYPPCKKPSLVLGTGPHCDPTSLTVLHQDQVGGLEVSANGKWWKVRPHPDALVINIGDSFMALTNGMYKSGLHWAVVNESRERMSLSFFMCPAPYKVVRPPQGLLYRDMNGERKYPDFTWPELLHFVKNHHRADTGDTLGHFSRWLLSQSAVLSCQDPQA, from the exons ATGGGTTCTTGCATTAGCAAATGCATGCCCAACAAACATTCCAGGTTAGAAGATCACCATGTCTATGATGATGATTTGTATGGATTTGTCCAAGACAAGCTTGTGATCTCCCAAGCCCCACCCTTCAAAGTTCCTCCAACACCACTCTCCAACAAGATCTCACCTTCCCCTCTGGAACTCTCCTTCTCGTCGAAATCGGCTTCGACCATCTTCACTGCCAGTAAAAGCAGTGCCAGTAGCA TTCCAGCCCAATTCCTATGGCCGGCAGAGGACACCGTCCGTGCCCTCGACGAGCTCGACGAGCCGCTGATAGATCTTGGGGGCTTCTTTCGAGGGGACCATGAGTCGACCCTCCGAGCTGCCAAAGCCATCAGGGAGGCCTGCCTGAGCCACGGGTTCTTCCAAGTGGTCAACCATGGGATCGACTGGGGGCTCATTCAGGCTGCTCATGACCATATCAGGTCCTTCTTTAGGTCTCCAATTGAGACGAAGCTTAGGGCTAGCCAGAAGAGAAATGGCTACGGCGGTTATTCCAGTGCCCATAGCGAGCGGTTCTCCTCAAGGTTGCCATGGAAGGAGACGCTATCCTTCGGTTACCCCGcgaattcacctgaagagacGGTGGAGTTCTTTAAATCGAAACTTGGGATGGAATTTGAGCAGACGGG AAAGGTGTACAAAAAGTACTGCGAAGCCATGAAGGACTTGGCCTTGGGGATCATGGAGCTCCTAGCAATCAGCTTAGGAGTCGGGAGGCTCCATTACAAGGAGTTATTCAACGACAGTCGCTCCATCATGCGGTGCAACTACTACCCACCGTGCAAAAAGCCAAGCCTCGTGCTCGGCACTGGCCCTCACTGCGACCCCACTTCCCTCACCGTCCTTCACCAGGATCAGGTTGGAGGGCTTGAGGTCTCGGCGAATGGTAAGTGGTGGAAAGTTCGGCCTCACCCTGATGCCCTAGTCATCAACATTGGCGACAGTTTCATG GCTCTGACGAACGGGATGTACAAGAGCGGTCTGCACTGGGCCGTGGTGAACGAGTCCAGGGAAAGGATGTCGCTCTCATTCTTCATGTGTCCGGCACCATACAAAGTGGTGAGGCCTCCACAAGGTCTCTTGTATCGGGACATGAATGGGGAAAGGAAGTACCCTGACTTCACGTGGCCAGAGTTGCTCCATTTCGTCAAAAACCACCACAGGGCTGACACCGGCGACACCCTCGGTCATTTCTCCCGGTGGCTTCTCTCTCAGTCAGCCGTGTTGTCTTGCCAGGACCCTCAGGCTTAG
- the LOC116203336 gene encoding gibberellin 20 oxidase 2-like — protein MADTSSHSVLSSPRDNALQTPYLHCSLSSPRLENPQKVPTQFLWPAEDVECALDELNEPLIDLQGFFLGDHESILCAAKEIKKACLSHGFFQVVNHGIDPRLIQGAYDNIGAFFRSPLETKLRATKKRGSLSGYSSAHSERFSSKLPWKETLSFGFAASSPDEEVIEYFKSALGPDFGQTGKVYQKYCEAMKDLALGIMELLAISLGVERLHYREFFEDSCSIMRCNYYPPCKEPSHVLGTGPHRDPNSLTILHEDQVGGLEVFTNGKWHKVRPHPDALVINIGDTFMALSNGRYRSCLHRAVVNEYKERMSLAFFFSPAVDKVVRPVQDLLHGDSVFPARKYPDFTWSVFLRFIRESYRADGDTLLHFSRWLLSQSPVMPSLQDPEMGRDPS, from the exons ATGGCGGATACCAGCTCTCACTCTGTCCTCTCTTCACCTCGTGACAATGCCCTCCAAACTCCATACCTTCACTGCTCATTGTCGTCTCCTCGTCTTGAAAATCCTCAGAAAGTTCCAACCCAATTCCTATGGCCAGCAGAGGACGTAGAATGTGCCCTAGATGAGCTCAATGAACCATTGATAGACCTTCAGGGCTTCTTTCTAGGGGACCATGAGTCAATCCTCTGTGCAGCCAAAGAGATCAAGAAGGCTTGCTTGAGCCACGGGTTCTTCCAAGTCGTCAACCATGGTATTGACCCGAGGCTCATCCAGGGTGCTTATGATAACATCGGGGCCTTTTTCAGGTCTCCACTCGAAACGAAGCTTAGGGCTACCAAGAAGAGAGGCAGCTTATCAGGTTATTCGAGTGCGCACAGCGAGCGGTTCTCCTCGAAGTTGCCGTGGAAGGAAACTCTGTCCTTTGGTTTTGCTGCGAGCTCACCTGATGAAGAGGTTATCGAGTACTTTAAATCGGCCCTAGGGCCGGACTTCGGGCAGACGGG GAAGGTGTACCAAAAGTACTGCGAAGCAATGAAGGACTTGGCCTTGGGAATTATGGAGCTGTTAGCAATCAGCTTGGGAGTCGAGAGACTCCATTACCGGGAGTTCTTTGAAGACAGCTGCTCCATAATGCGGTGCAACTATTACCCGCCATGCAAAGAGCCAAGCCATGTGCTCGGGACTGGCCCTCACCGCGACCCAAATTCCCTCACCATTCTTCACGAGGACCAGGTTGGAGGGCTCGAGGTCTTCACTAACGGTAAATGGCACAAAGTTCGGCCTCACCCAGATGCCCTAGTCATCAACATCGGCGACACTTTCATG GCGCTATCGAATGGCAGATACAGGAGCTGCTTGCACAGGGCAGTGGTGAACGAGTACAAGGAAAGGATGTCGCTTGCGTTCTTCTTTTCTCCGGCTGTGGACAAGGTGGTGAGGCCCGTACAAGATTTGTTGCATGGAGACAGCGTGTTCCCAGCAAGGAAGTATCCTGACTTCACGTGGTCGGTTTTCCTCCGTTTCATCAGAGAGAGCTACAGGGCAGACGGCGACACCCTCCTCCATTTCTCCCGATGGCTTCTCTCGCAGTCGCCCGTGATGCCATCTCTTCAGGACCCCGAGATGGGTAGAGACCCAAGTTAG
- the LOC116202529 gene encoding magnesium dechelatase SGRL, chloroplastic — MASHFASYAFSPSPQNDTPRNRSLPKRSLPAFLSTGAPSYNTLVSEAVRLLIPPARFEASKLKVDILVEEVGKYSGVIPRTYILSHCDFTANLTLTISNVISIEQLKGWYSRDDVVAEWKEVNKEMCLHVHCYVSGPNPVLDIAAEFRYHIFSKELPLVLKSVLHGDSVLFTKHPELTEAVVWVYFHSSSPKYNRMECWGPLKDAAEGREGEQIRGFLTGGKNGSTPAGKLGSRKSLFQALFAFLL; from the exons ATGGCCTCCCATTTCGCTTCCTACGCATTCTCTCCCTCGCCCCAGAACGACACCCCACGGAACCGGTCGCTCCCCAAGAGATCCCTCCCTGCCTTTCTCAGCACCGGAGCTCCCTCCTATAACACTCTTGTGTCCGAG GCGGTTAGGTTATTAATCCCGCCCGCAAGATTTGAAGCCTCGAAACTGAAAGTCGATATCCTTGTGGAAGAGGTGGGCAAATACTCTGGGGTTATCCCCAGAACATATATCTTATCACACTGTGATTTCACAGCTAATCTGACCTTAACCATCTCCAATGTCATCAGCATTGAACAG TTAAAGGGATGGTACAGTCGGGATGATGTGGTTGCGGAGTGGAAGGAGGTCAACAAGGAAATGTGCCTACATGTACATTGTTATGTGAGTGGGCCCAATCCTGTTCTTGACATTGCTGCCGAGTTTCGGTATCATATCTTCTCGAAGGAGTTGCCTCTG GTACTAAAATCTGTTCTGCATGGGGATTCGGTGCTTTTCACCAAGCATCCTGAGCTAACGGAGGCTGTAGTCTGGGTTTACTTTCACTCGAGCTCTCCAAAGTACAATCGAATGGAATGCTGGGGGCCTCTCAAGGATGCTGCTGAG GGAAGGGAAGGAGAACAGATTAGGGGATTCTTAACAGGAGGCAAGAACGGTTCGACCCCTGCAGGGAAGCTGGGAAGCCGAAAGTCTTTATTCCAAGCTCTCTTCGCCTTCCTTCTGTAA
- the LOC116202377 gene encoding tetratricopeptide repeat protein 33, whose translation MKLTWNKKNLQSAKKRPLAAVSRYPNLPFDQQGDGAADTAEAAGGERKDDEVPENQEQIAKTMASEHDPPSGSDSDRERLAQSFQAQGDKLAEDGKYREALGKWEAALTLMPENKVLHEQKAQVLLELGDAWSALKAATRATELDPSWAEAWLTLGRAQLNFGEPDSAIQSFDRALAIKPAFRESQDDRRAALNLVKRRKQLHLSGFSTKESRFVVNDKVEIPDNAFHE comes from the exons atgaagctgaCATGGAACAAGAAGAACCTGCAGAGCGCCAAGAAGCGGCCTTTGGCTGCCGTTTCTCGCTACCCGAACCTCCCCTTCGACCAGCAAGGCGACGGCGCAGCTGATACCGCCGAGGCGGCGGGTGGCGAGCGCAAAGACGACGAAGTTCCTGAGAATCAAGAACAAATAGCAAAAACGATGGCTTCCGAACATGACCCTCCTTCCGGTTCTGATTCTGACCGCGAAAGATTAGCTCAATCGTTTCAGGCACAGGGCGACAAGCTCGCAGAG GACGGGAAGTATCGGGAAGCTCTCGGGAAGTGGGAGGCTGCTCTCACTTTGATGCCCGAAAACAAGGTCTTGCACGAGCAGAAGGCGCAGGTGTTGCTCGAGTTAGGAGATGCGTGGAGCGCACTGAAGGCAGCAACTC GAGCTACTGAGCTGGATCCATCGTGGGCTGAG GCTTGGCTCACCCTGGGAAGAGCGCAGTTGAACTTTGGGGAGCCTGATAGTGCTATTCAGAGTTTTGACAGAGCATTGGCAATCAAG CCTGCATTTCGGGAGTCTCAAGATGACAGGAGAGCTGCATTGAATCTCGTGAAGAGGAGAAAGCAGCTTCATTTGTCGGGCTTCAGTACTAAAGAGTCTCGTTTTGTGGTTAATGATAAAGTCGAAATCCCTGACAATGCTTTTCATGAATAA